In Symphalangus syndactylus isolate Jambi chromosome 6, NHGRI_mSymSyn1-v2.1_pri, whole genome shotgun sequence, a genomic segment contains:
- the UCP2 gene encoding dicarboxylate carrier SLC25A8 isoform X1, protein MVGFKATDVPPTATVKFLGAGTAACIADLITFPLDTAKVRLQIQGERQGPVRATASAQYRGVLGTILTMVRTEGPRSLYNGLVAGLQRQMSFASVRIGLYDSVKQFYTKGSEHASIGSRLLAGSTTGALAVAVAQPTDVVKVRFQAQARAGGGRRYQSTVNAYKTIAQEEGFRGLWKGTSPNVARNAIVNCAELVTYDLIKDALLKANLMTGMMGEDLDCLACSSLADDLPCHFTSAFGAGFCTTVIASPVDVVKTRYMNSALGQYSSAGHCALTMLQKEGPRAFYKGFMPSFLRLGSWNVVMFVTYEQLKRALMAACTSPEAPF, encoded by the exons ATGGTTGGGTTCAAGGCCACAGATGTGCCCCCTACTGCCACTGTGAAGTTTCTTGGGGCTGGCACAGCTGCCTGCATCGCAGATCTCATCACCTTTCCTCTGGATACTGCTAAAGTCCGGTTACAG ATCCAAGGAGAAAGGCAGGGGCCAGTGCGCGCTACAGCCAGCGCCCAGTACCGCGGTGTGTTGGGCACCATTCTGACCATGGTGCGTACCGAGGGCCCCCGAAGCCTCTACAATGGGCTGGTTGCCGGCCTGCAGCGCCAAATGAGCTTTGCCTCCGTCCGCATCGGCCTGTATGATTCTGTCAAACAGTTCTACACCAAGGGCTCTGAGC ATGCCAGCATTGGGAGCCGCCTCCTAGCAGGCAGCACCACAGGTGCCCTGGCTGTGGCTGTGGCCCAGCCCACGGATGTGGTAAAGGTCCGGTTCCAAGCTCAGGCCCGGGCTGGAGGTGGTCGGAGATACCAAAGCACCGTCAATGCCTACAAGACCATTGCCCAAGAGGAAGGGTTCCGGGGCCTCTGGAAAG GGACCTCTCCCAATGTTGCTCGTAATGCCATTGTCAACTGTGCTGAGCTGGTGACCTATGACCTCATCAAGGATGCCCTCCTGAAAGCCAACCTCATGACAG GAATGATGGGTGAAGATCTTGACTGCCTTGCCTGCTCCTCCTTGGCAGATGACCTCCCTTGCCACTTCACTTCCGCCTTTGGGGCAGGCTTCTGCACCACTGTCATCGCCTCCCCTGTAGACGTGGTCAAGACCAGATACATGAACTCTGCCCTGGGCCAGTACAGCAGCGCTGGCCACTGTGCCCTTACCATGCTCCAGAAGGAGGGGCCCCGAGCCTTCTACAAAGG GTTCATGCCCTCCTTTCTCCGCTTGGGTTCCTGGAACGTGGTGATGTTCGTCACCTATGAGCAGCTGAAACGGGCCCTCATGGCTGCCTGCACTTCCCCAGAGGCTCCCTTCTGA
- the UCP2 gene encoding dicarboxylate carrier SLC25A8 isoform X4, which produces MVGFKATDVPPTATVKFLGAGTAACIADLITFPLDTAKVRLQIQGERQGPVRATASAQYRGVLGTILTMVRTEGPRSLYNGLVAGLQRQMSFASVRIGLYDSVKQFYTKGSERTSPNVARNAIVNCAELVTYDLIKDALLKANLMTDDLPCHFTSAFGAGFCTTVIASPVDVVKTRYMNSALGQYSSAGHCALTMLQKEGPRAFYKGFMPSFLRLGSWNVVMFVTYEQLKRALMAACTSPEAPF; this is translated from the exons ATGGTTGGGTTCAAGGCCACAGATGTGCCCCCTACTGCCACTGTGAAGTTTCTTGGGGCTGGCACAGCTGCCTGCATCGCAGATCTCATCACCTTTCCTCTGGATACTGCTAAAGTCCGGTTACAG ATCCAAGGAGAAAGGCAGGGGCCAGTGCGCGCTACAGCCAGCGCCCAGTACCGCGGTGTGTTGGGCACCATTCTGACCATGGTGCGTACCGAGGGCCCCCGAAGCCTCTACAATGGGCTGGTTGCCGGCCTGCAGCGCCAAATGAGCTTTGCCTCCGTCCGCATCGGCCTGTATGATTCTGTCAAACAGTTCTACACCAAGGGCTCTGAGC GGACCTCTCCCAATGTTGCTCGTAATGCCATTGTCAACTGTGCTGAGCTGGTGACCTATGACCTCATCAAGGATGCCCTCCTGAAAGCCAACCTCATGACAG ATGACCTCCCTTGCCACTTCACTTCCGCCTTTGGGGCAGGCTTCTGCACCACTGTCATCGCCTCCCCTGTAGACGTGGTCAAGACCAGATACATGAACTCTGCCCTGGGCCAGTACAGCAGCGCTGGCCACTGTGCCCTTACCATGCTCCAGAAGGAGGGGCCCCGAGCCTTCTACAAAGG GTTCATGCCCTCCTTTCTCCGCTTGGGTTCCTGGAACGTGGTGATGTTCGTCACCTATGAGCAGCTGAAACGGGCCCTCATGGCTGCCTGCACTTCCCCAGAGGCTCCCTTCTGA
- the UCP2 gene encoding dicarboxylate carrier SLC25A8 isoform X3, with protein sequence MVGFKATDVPPTATVKFLGAGTAACIADLITFPLDTAKVRLQIQGERQGPVRATASAQYRGVLGTILTMVRTEGPRSLYNGLVAGLQRQMSFASVRIGLYDSVKQFYTKGSEHASIGSRLLAGSTTGALAVAVAQPTDVVKVRFQAQARAGGGRRYQSTVNAYKTIAQEEGFRGLWKDDLPCHFTSAFGAGFCTTVIASPVDVVKTRYMNSALGQYSSAGHCALTMLQKEGPRAFYKGFMPSFLRLGSWNVVMFVTYEQLKRALMAACTSPEAPF encoded by the exons ATGGTTGGGTTCAAGGCCACAGATGTGCCCCCTACTGCCACTGTGAAGTTTCTTGGGGCTGGCACAGCTGCCTGCATCGCAGATCTCATCACCTTTCCTCTGGATACTGCTAAAGTCCGGTTACAG ATCCAAGGAGAAAGGCAGGGGCCAGTGCGCGCTACAGCCAGCGCCCAGTACCGCGGTGTGTTGGGCACCATTCTGACCATGGTGCGTACCGAGGGCCCCCGAAGCCTCTACAATGGGCTGGTTGCCGGCCTGCAGCGCCAAATGAGCTTTGCCTCCGTCCGCATCGGCCTGTATGATTCTGTCAAACAGTTCTACACCAAGGGCTCTGAGC ATGCCAGCATTGGGAGCCGCCTCCTAGCAGGCAGCACCACAGGTGCCCTGGCTGTGGCTGTGGCCCAGCCCACGGATGTGGTAAAGGTCCGGTTCCAAGCTCAGGCCCGGGCTGGAGGTGGTCGGAGATACCAAAGCACCGTCAATGCCTACAAGACCATTGCCCAAGAGGAAGGGTTCCGGGGCCTCTGGAAAG ATGACCTCCCTTGCCACTTCACTTCCGCCTTTGGGGCAGGCTTCTGCACCACTGTCATCGCCTCCCCTGTAGACGTGGTCAAGACCAGATACATGAACTCTGCCCTGGGCCAGTACAGCAGCGCTGGCCACTGTGCCCTTACCATGCTCCAGAAGGAGGGGCCCCGAGCCTTCTACAAAGG GTTCATGCCCTCCTTTCTCCGCTTGGGTTCCTGGAACGTGGTGATGTTCGTCACCTATGAGCAGCTGAAACGGGCCCTCATGGCTGCCTGCACTTCCCCAGAGGCTCCCTTCTGA
- the UCP2 gene encoding dicarboxylate carrier SLC25A8 isoform X2 produces MVGFKATDVPPTATVKFLGAGTAACIADLITFPLDTAKVRLQIQGERQGPVRATASAQYRGVLGTILTMVRTEGPRSLYNGLVAGLQRQMSFASVRIGLYDSVKQFYTKGSEHASIGSRLLAGSTTGALAVAVAQPTDVVKVRFQAQARAGGGRRYQSTVNAYKTIAQEEGFRGLWKGTSPNVARNAIVNCAELVTYDLIKDALLKANLMTDDLPCHFTSAFGAGFCTTVIASPVDVVKTRYMNSALGQYSSAGHCALTMLQKEGPRAFYKGFMPSFLRLGSWNVVMFVTYEQLKRALMAACTSPEAPF; encoded by the exons ATGGTTGGGTTCAAGGCCACAGATGTGCCCCCTACTGCCACTGTGAAGTTTCTTGGGGCTGGCACAGCTGCCTGCATCGCAGATCTCATCACCTTTCCTCTGGATACTGCTAAAGTCCGGTTACAG ATCCAAGGAGAAAGGCAGGGGCCAGTGCGCGCTACAGCCAGCGCCCAGTACCGCGGTGTGTTGGGCACCATTCTGACCATGGTGCGTACCGAGGGCCCCCGAAGCCTCTACAATGGGCTGGTTGCCGGCCTGCAGCGCCAAATGAGCTTTGCCTCCGTCCGCATCGGCCTGTATGATTCTGTCAAACAGTTCTACACCAAGGGCTCTGAGC ATGCCAGCATTGGGAGCCGCCTCCTAGCAGGCAGCACCACAGGTGCCCTGGCTGTGGCTGTGGCCCAGCCCACGGATGTGGTAAAGGTCCGGTTCCAAGCTCAGGCCCGGGCTGGAGGTGGTCGGAGATACCAAAGCACCGTCAATGCCTACAAGACCATTGCCCAAGAGGAAGGGTTCCGGGGCCTCTGGAAAG GGACCTCTCCCAATGTTGCTCGTAATGCCATTGTCAACTGTGCTGAGCTGGTGACCTATGACCTCATCAAGGATGCCCTCCTGAAAGCCAACCTCATGACAG ATGACCTCCCTTGCCACTTCACTTCCGCCTTTGGGGCAGGCTTCTGCACCACTGTCATCGCCTCCCCTGTAGACGTGGTCAAGACCAGATACATGAACTCTGCCCTGGGCCAGTACAGCAGCGCTGGCCACTGTGCCCTTACCATGCTCCAGAAGGAGGGGCCCCGAGCCTTCTACAAAGG GTTCATGCCCTCCTTTCTCCGCTTGGGTTCCTGGAACGTGGTGATGTTCGTCACCTATGAGCAGCTGAAACGGGCCCTCATGGCTGCCTGCACTTCCCCAGAGGCTCCCTTCTGA